A single region of the Candidatus Protochlamydia amoebophila UWE25 genome encodes:
- a CDS encoding rhodanese-related sulfurtransferase: MAQEPSFFVLAYYHFTAIADPHQEVKAHKEFFKDRNITSRIYLSEQGINGQMSGKREDAEAYMKWLHANPLFETMPFKIHSHHENVFPRQTVKYRKQLVALDEDVDMNQTGQHISPLEWKELLEKEKRPLLLDVRNEYEWQVGRFDGAECPPCDTFREFKEYAENLKTQVNPEQTPIMMYCTGGIRCELYSSLLKKEGFKEVYQLEGGIINYGLKQGSEHWLGKLFVFDDRLTIPISQEPAPVIGSCHHCQTSNETYYNCANMDCNHLYLCCQTCVEKFLGCCCTDCQNAPRVRPYHHQDVHKPFRKRHHYFKDDLTSKQ, encoded by the coding sequence ATGGCTCAAGAACCTTCTTTTTTCGTTTTAGCTTATTATCATTTTACTGCAATTGCAGATCCGCATCAAGAAGTAAAGGCCCACAAAGAATTTTTTAAAGACCGAAATATTACTTCTCGAATTTATTTATCCGAACAAGGCATTAACGGTCAAATGAGTGGAAAACGAGAGGATGCAGAAGCTTATATGAAGTGGCTTCATGCAAATCCTCTTTTTGAAACAATGCCATTTAAAATTCATTCTCATCACGAAAATGTATTTCCAAGACAAACCGTTAAGTATCGCAAACAACTTGTCGCTCTCGATGAAGATGTAGATATGAATCAAACAGGTCAACATATCTCCCCTCTCGAATGGAAAGAATTATTAGAAAAAGAAAAACGTCCGCTTCTTTTAGACGTGCGAAATGAATATGAATGGCAGGTAGGTCGGTTTGATGGAGCCGAATGTCCTCCTTGTGACACATTCCGTGAATTCAAAGAATACGCAGAAAATCTTAAAACGCAAGTCAACCCTGAACAAACTCCTATTATGATGTATTGTACAGGGGGCATTCGATGTGAACTATATTCCTCTTTGCTCAAAAAAGAAGGATTTAAAGAGGTTTATCAATTAGAGGGAGGAATCATTAACTATGGCTTGAAACAAGGAAGTGAACACTGGCTCGGAAAATTATTTGTCTTTGATGATCGTTTAACCATTCCGATTAGTCAAGAACCAGCCCCTGTCATTGGATCTTGCCATCATTGCCAAACGTCCAATGAAACTTATTACAACTGCGCAAATATGGACTGCAACCACCTGTATCTGTGTTGCCAAACTTGCGTAGAGAAATTTTTAGGTTGTTGCTGTACGGATTGCCAAAATGCTCCCCGCGTCAGGCCTTATCATCATCAAGATGTTCACAAGCCATTTCGAAAACGGCATCACTATTTTAAAGATGATTTGACAAGTAAACAATAA